Proteins co-encoded in one Thermomicrobiales bacterium genomic window:
- a CDS encoding ABC transporter substrate-binding protein has product MTDWTESALGRRLSRRIFLGATAGTAAAGLLAACGGSSTEKTATTASGGATSPAGAATQPAGGATAPAAATSAPGSSPTTGGGTPTKGGSILIGTLGEANVINPVAASQSEDDFRCSLIYEQLVRLDPATYEPSPSLAASWEIKDLTLTFKLHDNIMFSDGSKLTADDVVFTIQSMLDKKNASPRQSRYKAIEGADAFVAGSATEVSGLKVVDPTTLEMTLAEPDASILFSLYYIRPLPKALLAGKDLSKASTEAFFQKPVGAGPFKFVSWTVGADFVGERNEHYYQEGKPYLDKFTHRVITDSQALVNSLLSGDIDGSVYPSPSGAEKLKANADLAVMVPPFGSPDGWIFNFKNEYLAKKEVRQAIAYALDMEQFSKDSLYGLGAPGTGPVAPGNFVYDSTLTPHPYDMDKAKQLLDQAGPAPSGIKFTVNQGNVLREDFLTYTQAQLSKLGWEIDPVVIEYATAVDQVIARTFDVAESGMVGAGITIDPGDLASYFQTGGSSNSSGYSNPALDKLFDEARTTLDIAKQKTLYAQIQQILVEDMPATFSWYRPFLHVVKNKFTGYVDSNLSNGLFAELENIYIQKS; this is encoded by the coding sequence ATGACTGACTGGACGGAATCAGCTCTCGGCCGCCGGCTCTCGCGGCGGATATTCCTCGGCGCCACGGCTGGAACAGCCGCGGCAGGGCTACTGGCTGCATGCGGCGGAAGCAGCACGGAGAAGACCGCGACGACCGCTTCGGGCGGCGCGACATCGCCGGCCGGAGCCGCAACGCAACCCGCTGGCGGAGCAACCGCGCCAGCCGCGGCAACCAGCGCGCCAGGTAGCTCGCCCACAACCGGCGGAGGCACGCCGACGAAGGGTGGCAGCATTCTCATCGGCACGCTCGGGGAAGCGAACGTGATTAACCCGGTCGCAGCCAGCCAGTCTGAAGACGATTTTCGCTGCAGCCTGATCTACGAGCAGCTCGTCCGGCTCGACCCGGCGACCTACGAGCCAAGCCCCAGCCTCGCGGCAAGCTGGGAGATCAAGGACCTTACCCTCACCTTCAAGCTGCATGACAACATCATGTTCTCTGACGGGTCGAAGCTGACTGCCGACGATGTCGTTTTCACGATCCAGTCAATGTTGGACAAGAAGAACGCCAGCCCCCGTCAATCGCGCTACAAGGCGATTGAGGGAGCAGACGCGTTCGTCGCGGGATCTGCAACCGAGGTGTCGGGCCTGAAGGTTGTCGACCCGACGACGCTGGAGATGACACTGGCCGAGCCAGATGCGTCGATCCTGTTCAGTCTCTACTACATCCGGCCACTGCCGAAGGCGCTACTCGCGGGCAAGGATCTCTCGAAAGCCTCGACCGAGGCGTTCTTCCAGAAGCCAGTCGGCGCGGGACCGTTCAAGTTCGTCTCATGGACCGTCGGCGCCGACTTCGTCGGCGAGCGCAACGAGCATTACTACCAGGAAGGGAAGCCCTACCTGGACAAGTTCACCCATCGGGTGATCACCGACTCGCAAGCGCTGGTCAACTCGCTGCTCTCAGGCGACATCGACGGGTCGGTCTACCCGAGCCCATCTGGCGCGGAAAAGCTGAAGGCGAACGCCGATCTCGCGGTGATGGTGCCGCCATTCGGATCACCGGATGGTTGGATCTTCAACTTCAAGAACGAGTATCTGGCGAAGAAGGAGGTCCGGCAGGCCATCGCCTACGCGCTGGACATGGAGCAGTTCTCCAAGGACTCGCTCTACGGCCTCGGCGCCCCCGGCACTGGTCCGGTTGCGCCTGGCAACTTCGTCTATGACTCGACGCTGACGCCACATCCGTACGACATGGACAAGGCCAAGCAGCTGCTCGATCAGGCCGGCCCTGCGCCATCGGGGATCAAGTTCACGGTCAATCAGGGCAACGTCCTTCGTGAGGACTTCCTCACATATACGCAGGCACAGCTCTCGAAGCTGGGCTGGGAGATCGACCCGGTCGTGATCGAATATGCAACGGCAGTCGATCAGGTCATCGCGCGAACCTTCGATGTCGCCGAGAGCGGCATGGTCGGGGCCGGGATCACGATCGACCCGGGCGACCTGGCGTCGTATTTCCAGACGGGCGGCTCGTCGAACTCCTCCGGATACAGCAACCCGGCTCTCGACAAGCTGTTCGACGAGGCGCGAACAACGCTGGATATCGCCAAGCAGAAGACGCTGTACGCCCAGATCCAGCAGATCCTCGTCGAGGACATGCCGGCAACGTTCTCCTGGTATCGGCCATTCCTGCATGTCGTCAAGAACAAGTTCACTGGCTACGTCGATAGCAATCTGTCGAACGGCCTGTTCGCCGAGCTGGAAAACATCTACATCCAGAAGAGCTAG
- a CDS encoding ABC transporter permease: MSSGILGYSIRRIIGAIPLLLGLSLIMFSLVHIAPGDPIRAMITPETTDPAFVAQLRKKYGLDKPLPVQYLIYIGNLARGNFGRAITFNGKPVLSLIKERAKATVVLQAVSLAIALMIAIPLGILSATRQYSLLDNTTTVGAFIGLALPNFWLALLLQFYLSVKLGWLPAISTDVANADLLGKVRYSIMPVAVLAFPSIAYFARFMRSAMLEVINQDYMTMARAKGLSDRKVLFRHGFRNALIPMITVTGLQVSRILGGAVIIEKIFAWPGLGSLAYDAITQRDYPVILGVTIVAGAFVIFVNLVVDLLYVIVDPRVSLTR, encoded by the coding sequence GTGTCTAGCGGTATCCTGGGCTACTCCATCCGCCGAATCATTGGGGCAATACCGCTCTTGCTGGGGTTGAGCCTGATCATGTTCAGCCTGGTGCATATTGCGCCGGGCGACCCGATTCGGGCGATGATCACGCCGGAGACGACCGACCCGGCCTTTGTCGCGCAGCTGCGCAAGAAGTACGGGCTGGATAAGCCCCTCCCGGTGCAGTACCTCATCTACATCGGCAATCTCGCCCGTGGGAATTTCGGCCGGGCAATCACATTCAATGGCAAGCCCGTGCTGTCGCTGATCAAGGAACGCGCGAAGGCGACGGTCGTCCTTCAGGCCGTTTCGTTGGCAATCGCGTTGATGATCGCGATCCCGTTGGGGATCCTGTCAGCAACCCGACAGTACAGCCTTCTGGACAACACAACGACGGTCGGAGCGTTCATCGGGCTGGCATTACCGAATTTCTGGCTTGCGCTGCTGTTGCAGTTCTATCTGAGCGTGAAGCTGGGTTGGCTGCCGGCGATCAGCACTGATGTTGCCAATGCAGATCTGCTTGGAAAAGTCAGGTATTCGATCATGCCGGTCGCGGTGCTGGCATTTCCATCGATCGCCTACTTCGCGCGGTTTATGCGGTCGGCGATGCTTGAGGTGATCAATCAGGATTACATGACGATGGCGCGCGCGAAGGGTTTGTCTGACCGGAAGGTGCTATTCCGCCACGGCTTCCGAAACGCGTTGATCCCGATGATTACGGTCACCGGGTTGCAGGTGTCGCGCATCCTCGGCGGGGCCGTCATCATCGAGAAGATCTTCGCCTGGCCAGGCCTGGGGTCACTCGCATACGATGCGATTACCCAACGCGACTATCCGGTGATCCTCGGCGTGACGATCGTCGCTGGCGCCTTCGTGATCTTCGTCAATCTCGTTGTCGACCTGCTTTACGTCATCGTCGATCCGCGCGTGTCGTTGACTCGATAG
- the opp4C gene encoding oligopeptide ABC transporter permease: MMERTGDIGNAVAAGAGPAKRQRLVLRRFMQNKLAVVGMAVIVFMYAVAILAPLITRYDYKEITPGARNLPPSAQHWMGTDRNGRDVYARLVMGSRVSLSVGFVAVAIVMTIGTSFGALAGYFGGWVDGSIMRLTDILLSIPQILLLISAAALFRPGLKTTVIVIGVTSWPGAARLIRGQFLSLRDQEYVTAARTIGAPPGRIIMRHLMPNAMAIIIVETTLWLSYAILLEASLSYLGLGVQIPTPSWGNMLQDGQRELLNGAWWLTFFPGLAIFVTALAFNLVGDGLRDAFDPRQRRR; this comes from the coding sequence ATGATGGAGCGAACGGGAGATATCGGCAACGCCGTCGCGGCCGGCGCGGGACCCGCAAAGCGGCAGCGTCTGGTTCTGCGGCGATTCATGCAGAACAAGCTCGCGGTGGTCGGCATGGCGGTGATCGTCTTCATGTATGCCGTCGCGATCCTGGCGCCGCTGATTACCCGGTACGACTACAAGGAGATTACGCCCGGCGCGCGGAACCTGCCGCCGTCGGCACAGCACTGGATGGGGACCGACCGGAACGGACGCGATGTGTATGCGCGGCTGGTCATGGGCTCTCGCGTCTCACTATCGGTCGGGTTCGTCGCGGTCGCGATCGTCATGACGATCGGCACCTCGTTCGGGGCGCTAGCTGGCTACTTCGGCGGCTGGGTCGATGGATCGATCATGCGCCTTACGGACATCCTCCTTTCGATCCCCCAGATTTTGCTATTGATCTCCGCGGCGGCGTTGTTCAGGCCGGGGCTGAAGACAACGGTCATCGTGATCGGGGTGACATCGTGGCCCGGCGCTGCCCGGCTCATCCGCGGACAGTTCCTGTCGCTCCGCGACCAGGAGTATGTCACTGCCGCGCGGACGATCGGCGCGCCGCCGGGACGTATTATCATGCGCCACCTGATGCCGAACGCGATGGCGATCATCATCGTTGAGACGACATTGTGGCTGTCCTACGCAATCCTCCTGGAAGCCAGCCTGTCGTACCTCGGCCTGGGCGTCCAGATCCCAACGCCATCGTGGGGCAACATGCTGCAAGACGGCCAGCGCGAGCTGCTGAACGGCGCGTGGTGGCTGACGTTCTTCCCCGGTCTGGCGATCTTCGTGACGGCGCTGGCGTTCAATCTCGTCGGCGACGGACTGCGAGATGCATTCGACCCACGGCAGCGACGACGATAA
- a CDS encoding Xaa-Pro peptidase family protein, which translates to MELTGVPRRIARAQELMSERDLDFLFVAPSSDMIYMFDGPSHASERLALVMIPRDGKPQVVAPQLEHSRFADKADIAQIHTWPETAQPVDLVAELLSGVDRPRVAVSDTMWSVFLVRMLEAIPDARWSSATPIIRELRMVKDESEIEKLRVAGAAADRAWDEFATTASIIGKTEREAAMILTELRRKHGLDVTGIGICASGPNGANPHHSTGDRILQEGDAVVFDFGGTIDNYHADVTRTAYLGEPSDEYRKVYEIVLRANRVALGEFRLGNTCQDVDRAARKVITDAGYGEYFIHRVGHGLGLDGHEEPYLVEGNDLPLQVGMVFSDEPGVYLPGKFGIRVEDAVAVRESGGELLNHCNRELTVMS; encoded by the coding sequence ATGGAGTTGACCGGAGTTCCGCGACGTATCGCGCGGGCGCAGGAGCTGATGAGCGAGCGCGACCTCGACTTCCTGTTCGTCGCGCCATCATCGGACATGATCTACATGTTCGATGGGCCGTCGCATGCAAGCGAACGGTTGGCGCTCGTGATGATCCCGAGAGACGGCAAGCCACAGGTGGTCGCGCCGCAACTGGAGCATTCGCGATTCGCTGACAAGGCCGATATCGCCCAGATACATACGTGGCCCGAGACTGCGCAGCCGGTCGATCTGGTGGCCGAGCTACTCAGCGGCGTCGATCGGCCACGGGTCGCAGTCAGCGACACGATGTGGAGCGTCTTCCTGGTGCGCATGCTGGAGGCAATTCCAGATGCTCGATGGAGCAGCGCAACACCGATCATCCGCGAGCTGCGGATGGTGAAGGACGAATCCGAGATCGAGAAGCTTCGCGTCGCCGGGGCGGCAGCGGACCGGGCCTGGGACGAATTCGCGACAACTGCGAGCATCATCGGCAAGACCGAGCGCGAAGCCGCGATGATACTGACCGAGCTCCGCCGCAAGCACGGGCTGGACGTCACAGGTATCGGGATCTGTGCCAGCGGCCCGAACGGCGCCAACCCCCATCACTCGACTGGTGATCGCATTCTCCAGGAGGGCGACGCGGTCGTCTTCGACTTTGGCGGAACCATCGACAACTATCACGCCGACGTGACCCGAACGGCGTATCTCGGCGAGCCATCTGACGAATACCGCAAGGTCTATGAGATCGTCCTACGAGCCAACAGGGTCGCGCTCGGCGAGTTCCGGCTGGGCAACACGTGCCAGGACGTCGACCGCGCGGCGCGAAAGGTCATCACCGACGCTGGCTATGGCGAGTATTTCATCCACCGAGTCGGGCACGGGCTGGGACTCGACGGCCACGAAGAGCCGTATCTCGTCGAAGGCAACGACCTCCCGCTTCAGGTCGGTATGGTGTTTAGCGACGAGCCGGGCGTCTATCTGCCCGGTAAGTTCGGGATTCGGGTCGAGGATGCCGTCGCTGTCCGCGAGAGCGGCGGCGAGCTACTGAATCACTGCAACCGCGAGCTGACAGTGATGTCTTAG
- the pgl gene encoding 6-phosphogluconolactonase translates to MIRNPEARPEAQIFRTVAQAQEAAAHIVADAVRAAERDRPCSLSLSGGSTPRGMHEVLAGIPGIDWSRVHVFWGDERTVPPDDLQSNYGMARETLLSRVAIPEENIHRMRGELDPHEAASQYEAELRDVFGDLPDGEFPRLDVDILGIGADGHTASLFPGTTALDERARWVVANWVPQQDTWRITLTYPVLNSARLTLFLATGADKADPLFRIFGPDVADRPPSWRVQPAGGRVIFVLDAAAAEGVERARAAMR, encoded by the coding sequence ATGATCAGAAATCCTGAGGCTCGGCCAGAAGCACAGATCTTCAGGACCGTCGCACAGGCCCAGGAGGCAGCTGCGCACATCGTCGCGGACGCAGTACGGGCTGCCGAGCGCGACCGGCCATGTTCACTGTCGCTCTCCGGCGGCTCAACCCCGCGCGGGATGCACGAGGTGCTCGCAGGAATACCGGGAATCGACTGGTCGCGCGTTCATGTCTTCTGGGGCGACGAACGCACCGTTCCACCAGACGATCTGCAGAGCAACTACGGCATGGCTCGCGAGACACTCCTGTCGCGCGTCGCGATTCCCGAGGAGAACATCCACCGCATGCGCGGCGAGCTCGATCCGCATGAGGCGGCATCCCAATACGAGGCCGAGCTTCGGGATGTCTTCGGGGATCTGCCGGACGGGGAATTTCCTCGTCTCGATGTCGATATTCTTGGCATCGGCGCCGACGGCCACACCGCCTCGCTGTTCCCCGGCACCACCGCGCTCGATGAGCGCGCGCGTTGGGTGGTGGCCAACTGGGTGCCCCAGCAGGATACGTGGCGGATCACCCTCACCTATCCGGTTCTGAACTCAGCCCGGCTGACCCTCTTCCTCGCCACTGGCGCTGACAAGGCCGACCCCCTCTTTCGCATCTTCGGTCCCGACGTTGCCGACCGGCCCCCGTCGTGGCGCGTCCAGCCGGCCGGTGGCCGCGTCATCTTCGTCCTCGACGCCGCCGCTGCCGAAGGCGTCGAGCGCGCAAGGGCGGCGATGCGCTAG
- a CDS encoding glycosyl hydrolase, giving the protein MADIRTLVEGLHWRQAGPFRGGRSVAVAGHTSQPLTYYFGACSGGVWKTEDGGASWLNVSDGYFRTASVGAVAVAESAPNVVYAGMGEACIRGNVTHGDGVYRSDDAGESWRHLGLESTLHIARVRVHPHNADLVYVAAFGHAFGPHEDRGVYRSADGGATWDKVLYRDERTGACDLSMDATNPRTLYAAMWEAQRSPWSLVSGGPGSGIFKTTDGGDTWVELTDNPGLPKGLKGRIGITVSPARPQRVWAIVESKEGGLFRSDNGGDSWTRVNDNPDLRQRPWYYMHIFADPVDPDTVYVLNLGMWKSVDAGSSFTEIPTPHGDNHDLWIDPANTKRMVEANDGGGCVSFDGGVTWSSIYNQPTAQLYHVITDTQFPYRIYGAQQDNTTITIPSYSDRGAITEDDTWPVGGGESGYIAVRPDNPDIVYAGSYATRMTRYDHGSRQQVDITVWPEDPIGYGAESMKYRFQWTFPIVLSPHDPDVLYVTGNHVFRSTNGGQEFVPISPDLTRGDPETLGPSGGPITKDNVSTEFYGTIFAFAESPAQQGVLWAGSDDGRINVSRDGGESWTDVTPSELPDWSLISIIDASPHDPATAWVAATRYKLDDFRPYLLRTTDYGATWQMIVNGIPDDDFTRVIHEDPRVKGLLYVGSETGLHVSWDAGSNWHRLSGGPSSNGRRALPVVPIHDLIVHGDDLIIGTHGRSFWVLDDLAPIRDWQQRRAGEPATLFPIQTAYRIQAPPSWGLSSTVGYKGYLTTGGSQAMGIVRAAEDGGTRFELLDAGENPAIGASIYYDLPGDKPAETLALSFWTAGGELIRRFSLADDQSKQPAEMRLRAEPGLHRFVWNMRHPDATRIEGAALSLYWGGSTIGPVVAPGTYVARLEIGDKEYRQAFAVERDPRVDATDEDLVAQCQLLLQIRDKLGAVHDAVLASRRLREQITAWSARLDNAGNENLVSALGQASERLLVTEGELVESRSKGAADSFNFPPKVNSKLASLQGTVAYGDSRPPQQTYDVYEFLAAQADANLAVLAKVVDEVTGDLNLRIAEAGIPALG; this is encoded by the coding sequence ATGGCTGATATTCGCACTCTGGTCGAGGGTCTGCACTGGCGGCAAGCCGGGCCGTTCCGCGGCGGGCGCAGTGTCGCCGTGGCCGGCCACACCAGCCAGCCGCTGACCTACTACTTCGGCGCCTGTTCCGGCGGTGTCTGGAAGACGGAAGACGGCGGCGCATCCTGGCTCAACGTGTCGGACGGCTACTTCAGGACCGCCTCGGTGGGCGCCGTCGCTGTTGCCGAATCCGCGCCAAACGTTGTCTACGCCGGCATGGGCGAGGCCTGCATTCGCGGCAATGTCACCCACGGCGATGGTGTCTATCGTTCGGACGACGCCGGCGAGAGCTGGCGACATCTCGGGCTGGAGTCGACACTCCACATCGCGCGCGTCCGCGTCCACCCGCATAACGCCGACCTGGTCTACGTGGCGGCGTTCGGCCACGCCTTTGGCCCGCATGAGGACCGCGGTGTCTACCGCAGTGCCGACGGTGGCGCGACCTGGGACAAGGTCCTCTATCGCGACGAGCGCACTGGCGCTTGTGATCTCTCGATGGATGCCACCAACCCGCGCACACTCTACGCCGCGATGTGGGAAGCGCAGCGCTCGCCCTGGTCGCTCGTTTCCGGCGGCCCCGGCAGCGGCATCTTCAAGACAACCGATGGCGGCGATACCTGGGTTGAGCTCACCGACAACCCCGGCTTGCCAAAGGGACTCAAGGGCCGCATTGGCATCACCGTCTCGCCGGCCCGCCCGCAGCGCGTCTGGGCAATCGTTGAGTCGAAGGAAGGCGGCCTCTTCCGTTCCGACAATGGCGGCGATAGCTGGACGCGAGTGAACGACAACCCGGATCTCCGCCAGCGCCCCTGGTACTACATGCACATCTTCGCCGACCCGGTCGACCCCGACACCGTCTACGTCCTCAACCTCGGCATGTGGAAGTCGGTCGATGCCGGCAGCAGCTTCACCGAGATCCCGACGCCACACGGCGACAACCACGATCTCTGGATCGACCCGGCCAACACGAAGCGAATGGTCGAGGCCAATGACGGCGGCGGCTGTGTGTCGTTCGACGGCGGGGTCACCTGGTCGAGCATCTACAACCAGCCGACTGCGCAGCTCTATCACGTCATCACCGATACCCAGTTTCCCTACCGCATCTACGGCGCGCAGCAGGACAACACCACCATCACGATACCGAGCTACTCCGACCGTGGAGCGATCACCGAGGACGATACCTGGCCGGTCGGCGGCGGCGAGTCGGGCTATATCGCCGTCCGTCCCGACAATCCGGATATCGTCTACGCCGGCAGCTACGCCACACGCATGACCCGCTACGATCATGGCTCTCGCCAGCAGGTCGATATCACCGTCTGGCCCGAAGACCCGATCGGCTACGGCGCGGAGTCGATGAAGTACCGCTTCCAGTGGACCTTCCCGATCGTCCTTTCCCCGCACGATCCGGATGTCCTCTACGTCACGGGCAACCACGTCTTTCGCTCGACCAACGGCGGTCAGGAGTTCGTCCCGATCAGCCCGGACCTGACCCGCGGCGATCCCGAGACTCTCGGCCCATCCGGCGGTCCGATCACCAAGGACAACGTCAGCACCGAGTTCTATGGGACGATCTTCGCCTTCGCCGAGTCACCGGCACAGCAGGGTGTACTCTGGGCTGGCTCCGACGACGGCCGGATTAACGTCTCCCGCGATGGCGGGGAGAGCTGGACCGATGTCACTCCGAGCGAGCTTCCAGACTGGTCGCTGATCAGCATCATCGACGCGTCGCCGCACGATCCGGCCACCGCCTGGGTTGCCGCGACTCGCTACAAGCTCGACGACTTTCGCCCGTACCTGCTACGCACCACCGATTACGGCGCGACCTGGCAGATGATCGTGAACGGCATCCCCGACGACGACTTCACCCGTGTCATCCACGAAGATCCGCGGGTCAAGGGGCTCCTGTATGTGGGGTCGGAGACCGGTCTTCATGTCTCCTGGGATGCTGGCTCGAATTGGCATCGCCTGTCTGGCGGGCCATCCAGCAATGGCCGGCGCGCGCTGCCGGTGGTTCCGATCCACGATCTGATCGTCCACGGCGACGACCTGATCATCGGCACGCATGGGCGCTCGTTCTGGGTGCTCGATGATCTCGCCCCGATTCGTGACTGGCAACAGCGCCGGGCCGGCGAACCGGCAACACTCTTCCCGATCCAGACGGCGTATCGCATTCAGGCGCCGCCATCCTGGGGGCTGTCGAGCACTGTTGGCTACAAGGGATATCTGACAACCGGAGGCAGTCAGGCGATGGGGATCGTCCGCGCGGCCGAAGACGGAGGAACCCGCTTTGAGCTGCTGGACGCGGGCGAGAATCCCGCCATCGGGGCGTCGATCTATTACGATCTCCCCGGCGACAAGCCGGCTGAGACGCTCGCGCTGAGCTTCTGGACTGCCGGTGGCGAACTGATCCGACGCTTCTCGCTGGCCGATGATCAGTCGAAGCAGCCAGCGGAGATGCGGCTGCGCGCCGAGCCTGGCCTGCACCGTTTTGTCTGGAATATGCGCCATCCCGACGCCACGCGGATCGAAGGCGCAGCGCTCTCGCTTTATTGGGGTGGCAGCACAATCGGCCCGGTCGTTGCCCCCGGCACCTACGTAGCGCGCCTTGAAATAGGCGACAAGGAGTACCGTCAGGCGTTTGCGGTTGAGCGGGACCCGCGCGTCGATGCGACGGATGAAGATCTCGTTGCCCAATGCCAACTCCTGCTCCAGATTCGCGACAAGCTCGGCGCGGTCCATGACGCCGTCCTCGCCAGCCGCCGGTTGCGTGAGCAGATCACCGCCTGGTCGGCCCGGCTGGACAATGCTGGAAACGAGAATCTCGTCTCCGCGCTGGGACAAGCCAGCGAGCGGTTGCTGGTGACCGAGGGTGAGCTGGTCGAGTCGCGCTCGAAGGGTGCGGCGGACTCGTTCAACTTCCCGCCGAAGGTGAACTCGAAGCTCGCCTCGCTGCAGGGAACGGTTGCCTATGGCGACTCGCGCCCGCCGCAGCAGACCTACGACGTCTACGAGTTCCTCGCTGCACAGGCCGACGCGAACCTTGCCGTCCTGGCGAAGGTCGTCGACGAGGTTACCGGAGACCTGAATCTGCGGATTGCCGAGGCCGGGATACCGGCCCTCGGGTAA
- a CDS encoding glucose-6-phosphate dehydrogenase assembly protein OpcA, producing the protein MSTAHAHRIDVRAGAEREVTVDQIVGEMSRLWGDISAEVEQETGQIPLRTSILTLIIIASGESEIRMAHETLHELIEQLPSRVIVVEIHPAGSPFDASVSGHCRLHGTGRTACYEVIEIHTPPERLSAVPSMIAPLELYDVPSFMWWVGQVDFSSPEFRRLTPVVDRVIIDTARFDSARDAFSGFERFLYEGESGCTGTDLAWARVTRWREAIAQAFDHPETIGLLHAIESVDLSYDPSAEAQALLILGWLASRLDWNLAPADADGTSLTFQAQSAAGGDIDIRLHRQASTGVGVRSVRILARQGEHNARISIRGRAQNLVVTSVEWAGIPRQDRVDRLPRLHLSDLIGQELLVQSHDEHYHQALSTVVSAVSLLGRAHDQKS; encoded by the coding sequence ATGAGCACCGCACATGCACACCGGATCGACGTCCGCGCGGGCGCCGAACGCGAGGTCACCGTCGACCAGATCGTTGGCGAGATGTCGCGCCTCTGGGGCGATATCTCCGCTGAGGTCGAACAGGAGACCGGTCAGATCCCGCTACGAACCAGCATCCTGACGCTCATCATCATCGCCAGTGGCGAGTCCGAGATCCGCATGGCCCACGAGACGCTTCACGAGCTGATCGAGCAGCTCCCATCCCGGGTCATCGTTGTCGAGATCCACCCGGCCGGGTCACCGTTCGATGCCAGCGTGTCTGGCCACTGCCGGCTCCATGGCACGGGGCGAACCGCCTGCTACGAGGTGATCGAAATCCATACACCCCCCGAGCGGCTTAGCGCCGTGCCGAGCATGATCGCGCCGCTCGAGCTCTACGATGTCCCCTCGTTCATGTGGTGGGTCGGTCAGGTTGATTTCAGCTCACCCGAGTTCAGACGGCTGACGCCGGTTGTCGACCGGGTGATCATCGACACTGCGCGCTTCGACTCCGCGCGGGACGCCTTCTCCGGATTCGAGCGCTTTCTCTACGAAGGCGAATCAGGCTGCACTGGGACCGATCTCGCCTGGGCGCGGGTGACGCGCTGGCGCGAGGCGATCGCCCAGGCGTTCGACCACCCCGAGACGATCGGTCTGTTGCACGCGATCGAGTCGGTTGATCTGTCCTACGATCCGAGCGCCGAAGCTCAGGCGCTTCTGATCCTCGGCTGGCTCGCCTCACGGCTGGACTGGAACCTCGCGCCTGCCGATGCCGACGGCACGTCGCTCACGTTCCAGGCGCAGAGTGCAGCCGGTGGCGATATCGATATTCGACTCCATCGGCAGGCAAGCACGGGCGTCGGCGTTCGTTCTGTCCGAATCCTTGCTCGCCAGGGCGAACATAATGCCCGGATCAGCATCCGAGGACGAGCGCAGAATCTGGTCGTCACGTCGGTCGAATGGGCCGGCATCCCCCGGCAGGACCGCGTCGATCGCTTGCCCCGGCTGCACCTCAGCGATCTTATCGGGCAGGAGCTCCTCGTTCAGTCCCATGACGAGCACTATCACCAGGCTCTCTCGACGGTTGTCTCGGCTGTCTCGCTGCTAGGGCGCGCGCATGATCAGAAATCCTGA